In candidate division TA06 bacterium, the sequence GCCGGTGCCGTAAACTACACAATATCGTCAACAGCGTGGTCATCCTGGATGAAGCCCAGCTATTACCGCCTAATTTGCTGACGCCTTGCGTTGACGCCATGAACCAACTGGTGAATAATTACGGTGTAACCATACTGCTTGCCACGGCTACACAACCGGCGCTGCCGGGATTGGCAAAGCCTACGGAGATAGTAGAGGACACAAAGGACATATATGACAGATTGAAGAGAACGGAGATTAGGATACCGCAAGACCTGGATGAACGTATTAGTTGGGAAGATTTGGCAAAACGTTTGCAAGCGCACCAGCAGGTGCTTTGCGTAGTTAACACTAGGCGCGATTGCTATGATCTCTACAAACTGATGCCCGAAGGGACAATACATTTATCTGCCCTGATGTGCGGAAGGCACCGTTCGGCTGTGATTCGTCTGATAAAATGCAAATTAGGCAAAGGCATGCCCATTCGCGTCATCAGCACCCAATTAGTGGAGGCGGGCGTGGACATTGATTTTCCTATAGTCTATCGCGCTTTCGCCGGGCTGTCGTCCATTGCCCAGGCCGCCGGGCGGTGCAACCGCGAGGGGAAACTGAACGATGAAGGAAGAATGGGTCAGGTTCATGTATTTGTACCGCCCAAGGCTTCGCCGCCAGGTGTTTTGTTGAAAGCCGAAAACACAACACGGCAGCAATGCGTTTTGCTGGATTTCGATCCGTTAAAACCTTCGGAGTACAGCCGTTTTTTCGAACTATTCTATAAGATGCTGAATGATACCGGCAGTCGCTATCATGAATGGCTGGTGAAGGATGTAAACCCAAACTTGTATTTTCACTTTCGTACAGCAGCCAACGAATTTAAGATGATAGACGACCAGGCGCAAAGGCCAGTGATTGTTCGATATGGCGACAGCGATAAGTGGATAGGACAGTTAAGACAAATCGGACCTACGCGGGAAACGATGCGACACTTGCAGAGGTATACGGTCAACCTGCCGGTGCGCATGGTGGACAAAATGCTCAGCGACAGAACGCTGGAAAGAATCGATCATGCGAAAGCACGTGATATAATTGTACAAAGTTGCCTGCGGCTTTATAACAAGAACGTTGGATTGGATGTTTACAGCGAGAATTTGCCGGTAGAAGATTTGTACATTTAACGCAAATAGGAGACCAGATATGAAAGGTTTTTGCTTGGAGGTCAGCGGGCCGTATGCCTGCTTTACCAGGCCGGAGATGAAAGTGGAACGGGTGAGCTACGACGTGATTACGCCGTCAGCCGCCCGGGCTATTTTCGAAGCCATACTCTGGAAACCGGCCATACGGTGGCGGGTGAACAAGATCGAAGTGCTGGCCCCAATACGGTGGATTTCAGTGCGCCGGAATGAGGTAGGCAAGGTGGCTTCACCACGTTCAGATGGAATATTCATCGAGGACGAACGGCAACAGCGGGCGGGTTTGCTCCTGCGGGACGTGAGATACCGGCTATATGCCGCGTTCGACTTCATCCCGCCCGATAAACGCGGCACGGTTTATAACCCGGTGCCGGAATACTTGATTGACGCCGAGGAAGCAACAGATCTGAAAAAGCCCGATGACCGCAAGGACGAAACCGAGGCCAAGTATGCCGCCATGTTCGAGCGGCGGGCCAAGAAGGGGCAGTGTTTCAACCAGCCGTATCTTGGGTGCCGGGAGTTTTCGGCATCGTTCAAACTGGTTGACCCGCAGGCGGACGCGGCGAAACCTATAGACGATACGCGCGAGCTGGGCTACATGCTATATGACATGGATTTTACAGATCCGAACGATCCTAAGGCTATGTTTTACCGAGCGAACATGAGAAACGGCGCCATCGTGGTGCCTGATCGCGAGAGCGAGGAGGTGAAGAAATGATCCTGCAAGCGTTGAAGGAATACTACGACCGGAAGGCGGCGGATCCGGATAGCGGGATTGCGCCAGAAGGATTTGAATTAAAAGAAATACCATTCATTTTAGTATTGACCAAGAACGGCAAACCCGTGGACTTGATGCCAATGTATGAGGGCGAGGGGAAAAATCGTAGAGCCAAGAAATATTTTGTCCCAAAGTCCGTAAAGAGGTCCAGCGGTGTGGCAGCAAATCTGCTTTGGGACAACCCGGAATATGCATTGGGTGTGAAGATTAAAACAAAGGACAAACGTTTACGGGAAATGCATGAAGCATTCAAACAATGCATCAGGGATTTGAAAATAACCGATGACGAGGGCATCAAAGCCGTCATGAAGTTTCTGGATAACGATGAAAAGGAGGAAGCTCTGGCAAGGTTTAAGGAAAGCCTTGATATGATGAAGAAGGAAGGTGCCAACCTTACTTTCAAGCTGGCCGATGATGAAGCTATTGTGTGCAATAGGCCAGCCGTTGAGAAAGCGATTACCGAGGCGTTACGTGCAGATAATGGTGAAGCTCTATTTTGCTTAGTAGCGGGTAAGCGCGATAACGTGGAAAGACTGCATCCGCCGATAAAAGGCGTGTGGGGTGCGCAAACGACAGGGGCCAACATTGTATCATTCAACCTTGACCCATTCAAATCATACGGCAAGGTGCAAGGTGCCAATAGCCCGGTTGGTAAAAAAGCGGCGTTTGCATACACCACGGCATTAAATGATCTACTGGGCAGAGATTCAAAGCAGCGCATGCAGGTGGGCGACGCTTCAACGGTGTTTTGGTCGGAAAAAGAAACTGAATTTGAAAAACAAGTGGTGGAGTTCTTCGGAGAGCCGCCCAAAGACGATCCCGATAGAAACGTCAGGGCTGTCCAAAGCCTTTTCCGGTCACCCCAGACAGGCACCATGACGGCCGATGACGACAAAACGCGGTTTTACGTGCTGGGTTTGTCGCCCAATGCTTCCCGCATCGCCGTGCGTTTTTGGGTCGTGGATACCGTAGCCAGCATGGCAGGTAAAATACGCCGGCATTTTGACGACTTGCGGATTGTCCACGGCCCCAAGGACATGGAATATTTCCCGCTTTTCCGCCTGCTGGTAAGCTTGGCCGTACAGGGCAAAGCCGACAACATCCCGCCAAACCTTGCCGGTGATACCATGCGAGCCATACTAGAAGGTTTTCCATATCCACAAACGCTGCTTGGGGCGGCGATACGCAGGATCCACGCCGAGCGTGAAGTTACTTATTACCGGGCGGCGCTTATCAAAGCCTGCCTTAACAGAGCAAATAGAATTAAAAAAAATGATAACGAAAAGGAGATAACCGTGGGCTTGGATATCAACAATACCAACATCGGCTACCGGTTGGGCCGATTGTTCGCAACGCTGGAGAAAATCCAGCAGGAGGCCAACCCTGGAATCAACGCCACCATCCGAGACAAATTTTACGGCGCGGCATCCAGCACGCCGGTTACGGTATTCGGCAACCTGATGCGGCTGAAAAACCACCATCTGGCGAAGCTGGAGAATAAAGGAAGGGTGATAAACCTTGAAAGGCTCATCGGCGAGATAATGGACGGCATAGCAGACTTCCCGCCGCACCTGACCCTTGAAAACCAGGGCCGGTTTGCCATCGGCTACTACCACCAGATGCAGGATTTCTACATCAAAAAGAGCGATAACAAATAATAAAAGGAGATACTACCATGAGCGAACCAATCAAGAACCGCTACGACTTCGTCCTGATCTTCGACGTGAAGGACGGCAACCCCAACGGCGATCCCGATGCCGGAAACCTGCCC encodes:
- the cas3 gene encoding CRISPR-associated helicase Cas3', giving the protein MMKKVYAHSIDGQPPEKWQPLEDHLKQVAEKAAAFAEIFKSAEWAYNAGWLHDLGKATNAFQNYLLRSNELDDSGYDNDGTVSNHASAGAALAEEKLGPCIGRILAYLSAGHHAGLPDWYPADTGNAALSVRLVEGRENLKRIQQYADEIFPKLKQKTAPPPYLDKKPENFHLWARMLFSCLVDADYLDTEEFRRKGQEAKRGKFENIEGLRTLYDAYMTDMRARTKETKVNSIRQEILAACRKAAENTPGLFSLTVPTGGGKTLSSMAFALDHAVKHGKSRIIYVIPYTSIIEQTAKILADIFGRDNVVEHHSNLEPSKETQRASLAAENWDAPIIVTTNVQFFESLYAAKSGRCRKLHNIVNSVVILDEAQLLPPNLLTPCVDAMNQLVNNYGVTILLATATQPALPGLAKPTEIVEDTKDIYDRLKRTEIRIPQDLDERISWEDLAKRLQAHQQVLCVVNTRRDCYDLYKLMPEGTIHLSALMCGRHRSAVIRLIKCKLGKGMPIRVISTQLVEAGVDIDFPIVYRAFAGLSSIAQAAGRCNREGKLNDEGRMGQVHVFVPPKASPPGVLLKAENTTRQQCVLLDFDPLKPSEYSRFFELFYKMLNDTGSRYHEWLVKDVNPNLYFHFRTAANEFKMIDDQAQRPVIVRYGDSDKWIGQLRQIGPTRETMRHLQRYTVNLPVRMVDKMLSDRTLERIDHAKARDIIVQSCLRLYNKNVGLDVYSENLPVEDLYI
- the cas5c gene encoding type I-C CRISPR-associated protein Cas5, which gives rise to MKGFCLEVSGPYACFTRPEMKVERVSYDVITPSAARAIFEAILWKPAIRWRVNKIEVLAPIRWISVRRNEVGKVASPRSDGIFIEDERQQRAGLLLRDVRYRLYAAFDFIPPDKRGTVYNPVPEYLIDAEEATDLKKPDDRKDETEAKYAAMFERRAKKGQCFNQPYLGCREFSASFKLVDPQADAAKPIDDTRELGYMLYDMDFTDPNDPKAMFYRANMRNGAIVVPDRESEEVKK
- the cas8c gene encoding type I-C CRISPR-associated protein Cas8c/Csd1, giving the protein MILQALKEYYDRKAADPDSGIAPEGFELKEIPFILVLTKNGKPVDLMPMYEGEGKNRRAKKYFVPKSVKRSSGVAANLLWDNPEYALGVKIKTKDKRLREMHEAFKQCIRDLKITDDEGIKAVMKFLDNDEKEEALARFKESLDMMKKEGANLTFKLADDEAIVCNRPAVEKAITEALRADNGEALFCLVAGKRDNVERLHPPIKGVWGAQTTGANIVSFNLDPFKSYGKVQGANSPVGKKAAFAYTTALNDLLGRDSKQRMQVGDASTVFWSEKETEFEKQVVEFFGEPPKDDPDRNVRAVQSLFRSPQTGTMTADDDKTRFYVLGLSPNASRIAVRFWVVDTVASMAGKIRRHFDDLRIVHGPKDMEYFPLFRLLVSLAVQGKADNIPPNLAGDTMRAILEGFPYPQTLLGAAIRRIHAEREVTYYRAALIKACLNRANRIKKNDNEKEITVGLDINNTNIGYRLGRLFATLEKIQQEANPGINATIRDKFYGAASSTPVTVFGNLMRLKNHHLAKLENKGRVINLERLIGEIMDGIADFPPHLTLENQGRFAIGYYHQMQDFYIKKSDNK